The Papio anubis isolate 15944 chromosome 5, Panubis1.0, whole genome shotgun sequence genome has a segment encoding these proteins:
- the GPRIN1 gene encoding G protein-regulated inducer of neurite outgrowth 1 isoform X2 yields MGTAEDPTWLQLLQKDSSPPGPRPTAFFCPQDGSLGAGSPAMRDYCPSQQKEAPSEETLEAHGASISGTPETTMSGKPQPVSSVKTEPKSSDDRIPMFLEKMDSKSSKRADSTSTGKEDPGSSQKADPMFTGKAEPQILGKEDPVAPGRMDPMTLRKQDLGSLGKVDSLCSSKMDTVSPRKEDPGSLRKMDPVSSDKVDPVFPRKEEPRYSGKEHPVSSEKVAPTSAEKVDLVLSGKRDPGPLGKADPVSLESMDSVSTGKTEPGLLGKLTPGSSSKNGPVSSGTGAPRSSGRLDPTCLGMADPVSVGNGETVPTTKEDSRLLGKMDAASSGEGRPVSGHTDTTASAKTDLTSLKNVDPVSSGKVDPVSLGKMDPMCSGKPELLSPGQAERVSVGKAGTVSSGKEDPVSSREDPVSVESRKTSSETVNPESLGKTNPVSSGPGDTRSLGTAGPPSAVKAELATGGKGDPLSSEKAGLAASGKAAPTASGKAKPLAVGKEDPVSRGKADAAPSGQGDSASRGKVVSTPGKAVPVPSGKVDPVPLGKAEAIPEGKVGSLPLEKGNPVNTTKADPKASGKAEAQSGGKAETKLPGQEGATAPGEAGAVSLKKETLQASEKVDPGSCRKAESISLASGKGEPVSLGKADSAPSRKIESPSLGKVASLTLEKTKPPSSSRQLDGKALGSARSPEGARGSEGRVEPKPEPVSSTEASSLGQKDLEATGAERSPRPEAAAPPPGPRTRDNFTKAPSWEASALPPPREDAGTQAGAQACVSVAVSPMSPQDGAGGPAFSFQAAPPAPSPAPRPPSRRDASLQVSLGAAETRSVATGPMTPQAAVPPAFPEVRVRPGSALAAAVAPPEPSEPVRDVSWDEKGMTWEVYGAAMEVEVLGMAIQKHLERQIEEHGRQGAPAPPPAAHAGPGRSGSVRAAPPDGAAKRPPGLFRALLQSVRRPRCCSRAGPTAE; encoded by the exons ATGGGCACTGCTGAAGACCCGACCTGGCTCCAGCTGCTTCAAAAGGACTCCAGCCCCCCAGGACCCCGACCCACAGCCTTCTTCTGCCCACAGGATGGGAGCCTGGGGGCTGGCAGCCCGGCCATGAGGGATTACTGCCCCTCCCAGCAAAAG GAGGCACCCTCCGAGGAGACATTGGAGGCACATGGAGCCTCCATCTCAGGGACACCAGAAACCACCATGTCTGGGAAGCCACAGCCTGTGTCCTCCGTGAAAACTGAGCCCAAATCCTCAGATGACAGAATTCCTATGTTCTTGGAGAAGATGGATTCCAAGTCCTCAAAGCGGGCCGATTCCACTTCCACAGGAAAGGAGGATCCTGGGTCCTCGCAGAAGGCAGATCCTATGTTTACAGGAAAAGCAGAGCCTCAAATCTTAGGAAAGGAGGATCCTGTGGCTCCTGGAAGGATGGATCCCATGACTCTAAGAAAGCAAGATCTTGGATCCCTGGGAAAAGTAGATTCTTTGTGCTCCAGCAAGATGGATACAGTGTCACCGAGAAAGGAGGATCCTGGGTCTTTGAGAAAGATGGATCCTGTGTCCTCAGACAAAGTGGACCCTGTATTCCCAAGAAAGGAGGAGCCCAGGTATTCAGGAAAAGAGCATCCCGTGTCCTCAGAAAAGGTGGCTCCTACATCTGCAGAAAAGGTAGATCTTGTGTTGTCAGGAAAGAGAGATCCTGGGCCCTTGGGAAAGGCGGATCCTGTGTCCTTGGAAAGCATGGATTCTGTGTCCACAGGAAAGACAGAGCCTGGACTCCTGGGCAAGCTGACTCCAGGCTCATCCAGCAAGAATGGGCCTGTATCCTCTGGGACGGGGGCTCCTAGGTCCTCGGGAAGGCTGGATCCCACATGCTTGGGGATGGCAGATCCCGTATCTGTGGGAAATGGAGAAACTGTGCCCACCACAAAAGAGGACTCCCGGCTCCTGGGAAAGATGGACGCTGCCTCCTCAGGAGAGGGGCGTCCTGTGTCTGGCCACACGGATACCACGGCTTCAGCAAAGACAGATCTCACGTCTTTGAAAAATGTGGATCCCGTGTCTTCAGGCAAGGTGGATCCAGTTTCTCTGGGAAAGATGGACCCCATGTGCTCAGGAAAGCCAGAGCTCTTGTCTCCTGGACAGGCAGAACGTGTGTCTGTAGGAAAGGCGGGAACTGTATCCTCAGGAAAAGAGGACCCGGTGTCCTCCAGAGAGGACCCCGTATCTGTGGAAAGTAGAAAGACATCATCTGAAACAGTGAATCCTGAGTCCTTGGGAAAGACAAACCCTGTGTCTTCAGGTCCAGGTGATACCAGGTCCTTGGGGACAGCAGGTCCCCCATCTGCAGTAAAGGCTGAGCTAGCGACTGGCGGAAAAGGAGATCCCCTGTCTTCGGAGAAGGCAGGTCTGGCGGCCTCTGGAAAGGCGGCTCCCACAGCCTCAGGGAAGGCCAAGCCCCTGGCGGTAGGCAAGGAGGACCCTGTGAGCAGGGGAAAGGCAGACGCTGCCCCCTCTGGACAAGGGGACTCTGCGTCTAGAGGTAAAGTGGTCTCAACTCCAGGAAAAGCAGTCCCGGTGCCCTCGGGGAAGGTGGATCCCGTGCCCCTGGGAAAAGCAGAGGCTATCCCAGAGGGAAAGGTGGGTTCTCTGCCTCTAGAGAAGGGGAATCCTGTTAACACCACAAAGGCGGATCCCAAGGCCTCAGGGAAAGCAGAGGCGCAGTCTGGCGGCAAAGCAGAAACGAAGCTCCCTGGGCAAGAGGGCGCCACAGCACCAGGAGAAGCAGGGGCTGTGTCTTTGAAAAAGGAGACACTGCAGGCCTCAGAGAAGGTGGATCCTGGATCCTGCAGAAAAGCAGAGTCCATCTCCCTTGCTTCAGGGAAGGGAGAGCCCGTGTCCCTGGGGAAGGCCGACTCTGCACCTTCCAGAAAAATAGAGTCCCCATCCTTGGGGAAGGTGGCCTCCCTGACTCTGGAGAAGACCAAGCCgccctcctcctccaggcagtTAGACGGCAAAGCCCTCGGCTCAGCCCGGTCTCCCGAGGGTGCCAGGGGCAGTGAAGGCCGCGTGGAGCCGAAGCCCGAGCCCGTGTCCAGCACCGAGGCCTCCAGCCTCGGCCAGAAAGACCTGGAAGCCACTGGGGCCGAGAGAAGCCCCCGCCCAGAGGCCGCAGCGCCCCCACCGGGACCGCGGACTCGCGACAACTTTACCAAGGCGCCATCGTGGGAGGCGAGCGCCCTGCCGCCGCCACGCGAGGACGCGGGCACTCAGGCAGGCGCGCAGGCCTGCGTCTCAGTGGCCGTGAGCCCCATGTCTCCGCAGGACGGCGCTGGGGGCCCGGCCTTCAGCTTCCAGGCGGCGCCTCCCGCGCCCAGCCCCGCACCCAGACCGCCCTCGCGCCGAGATGCGAGCCTGCAGGTGTCGCTGGGCGCCGCCGAGACGCGCTCCGTGGCCACTGGGCCCATGACACCGCAAGCTGCCGTGCCGCCCGCCTTCCCCGAAGTGCGGGTGCGGCCGGGCTCAGCGCTGGCGGCCGCCGTGGCGCCCCCGGAGCCGTCTGAGCCCGTGCGAGACGTGAGCTGGGACGAGAAGGGCATGACGTGGGAGGTATACGGCGCCGCCATGGAGGTGGAGGTGCTGGGCATGGCCATCCAGAAGCATCTGGAGCGACAGATCGAGGAGCACGGCCGCCAAGGGGCGCCCGCGCCGCCGCCCGCTGCCCATGCGGGCCCCGGCCGTTCGGGCTCGGTGCGCGCCGCGCCGCCCGATGGAGCCGCCAAGCGTCCGCCCGGCCTCTTCCGCGCGCTGCTGCAGAGTGTGCGCCGGCCGCGGTGCTGCTCGCGAGCGGGACCCACGGCCGAGTGA
- the GPRIN1 gene encoding G protein-regulated inducer of neurite outgrowth 1 isoform X1 — MGTAEDPTWLQLLQKDSSPPGPRPTAFFCPQDGSLGAGSPAMRDYCPSQQKASPAPPRYTPNQSPGMESRHRSPSGAGEGASCSDGPRGSLACPSPTCFSPQEAPSEETLEAHGASISGTPETTMSGKPQPVSSVKTEPKSSDDRIPMFLEKMDSKSSKRADSTSTGKEDPGSSQKADPMFTGKAEPQILGKEDPVAPGRMDPMTLRKQDLGSLGKVDSLCSSKMDTVSPRKEDPGSLRKMDPVSSDKVDPVFPRKEEPRYSGKEHPVSSEKVAPTSAEKVDLVLSGKRDPGPLGKADPVSLESMDSVSTGKTEPGLLGKLTPGSSSKNGPVSSGTGAPRSSGRLDPTCLGMADPVSVGNGETVPTTKEDSRLLGKMDAASSGEGRPVSGHTDTTASAKTDLTSLKNVDPVSSGKVDPVSLGKMDPMCSGKPELLSPGQAERVSVGKAGTVSSGKEDPVSSREDPVSVESRKTSSETVNPESLGKTNPVSSGPGDTRSLGTAGPPSAVKAELATGGKGDPLSSEKAGLAASGKAAPTASGKAKPLAVGKEDPVSRGKADAAPSGQGDSASRGKVVSTPGKAVPVPSGKVDPVPLGKAEAIPEGKVGSLPLEKGNPVNTTKADPKASGKAEAQSGGKAETKLPGQEGATAPGEAGAVSLKKETLQASEKVDPGSCRKAESISLASGKGEPVSLGKADSAPSRKIESPSLGKVASLTLEKTKPPSSSRQLDGKALGSARSPEGARGSEGRVEPKPEPVSSTEASSLGQKDLEATGAERSPRPEAAAPPPGPRTRDNFTKAPSWEASALPPPREDAGTQAGAQACVSVAVSPMSPQDGAGGPAFSFQAAPPAPSPAPRPPSRRDASLQVSLGAAETRSVATGPMTPQAAVPPAFPEVRVRPGSALAAAVAPPEPSEPVRDVSWDEKGMTWEVYGAAMEVEVLGMAIQKHLERQIEEHGRQGAPAPPPAAHAGPGRSGSVRAAPPDGAAKRPPGLFRALLQSVRRPRCCSRAGPTAE; from the coding sequence ATGGGCACTGCTGAAGACCCGACCTGGCTCCAGCTGCTTCAAAAGGACTCCAGCCCCCCAGGACCCCGACCCACAGCCTTCTTCTGCCCACAGGATGGGAGCCTGGGGGCTGGCAGCCCGGCCATGAGGGATTACTGCCCCTCCCAGCAAAAGGCAAGCCCTGCACCCCCCAGGTACACCCCTAACCAAAGTCCAGGCATGGAGTCTAGACACAGAAGCCCcagtggggctggggaaggggcctCCTGCTCTGATGGCCCCAGAGGGAGCCTAGCCTGCCCCTCCCCAACCTGCTTCTCTCCCCAGGAGGCACCCTCCGAGGAGACATTGGAGGCACATGGAGCCTCCATCTCAGGGACACCAGAAACCACCATGTCTGGGAAGCCACAGCCTGTGTCCTCCGTGAAAACTGAGCCCAAATCCTCAGATGACAGAATTCCTATGTTCTTGGAGAAGATGGATTCCAAGTCCTCAAAGCGGGCCGATTCCACTTCCACAGGAAAGGAGGATCCTGGGTCCTCGCAGAAGGCAGATCCTATGTTTACAGGAAAAGCAGAGCCTCAAATCTTAGGAAAGGAGGATCCTGTGGCTCCTGGAAGGATGGATCCCATGACTCTAAGAAAGCAAGATCTTGGATCCCTGGGAAAAGTAGATTCTTTGTGCTCCAGCAAGATGGATACAGTGTCACCGAGAAAGGAGGATCCTGGGTCTTTGAGAAAGATGGATCCTGTGTCCTCAGACAAAGTGGACCCTGTATTCCCAAGAAAGGAGGAGCCCAGGTATTCAGGAAAAGAGCATCCCGTGTCCTCAGAAAAGGTGGCTCCTACATCTGCAGAAAAGGTAGATCTTGTGTTGTCAGGAAAGAGAGATCCTGGGCCCTTGGGAAAGGCGGATCCTGTGTCCTTGGAAAGCATGGATTCTGTGTCCACAGGAAAGACAGAGCCTGGACTCCTGGGCAAGCTGACTCCAGGCTCATCCAGCAAGAATGGGCCTGTATCCTCTGGGACGGGGGCTCCTAGGTCCTCGGGAAGGCTGGATCCCACATGCTTGGGGATGGCAGATCCCGTATCTGTGGGAAATGGAGAAACTGTGCCCACCACAAAAGAGGACTCCCGGCTCCTGGGAAAGATGGACGCTGCCTCCTCAGGAGAGGGGCGTCCTGTGTCTGGCCACACGGATACCACGGCTTCAGCAAAGACAGATCTCACGTCTTTGAAAAATGTGGATCCCGTGTCTTCAGGCAAGGTGGATCCAGTTTCTCTGGGAAAGATGGACCCCATGTGCTCAGGAAAGCCAGAGCTCTTGTCTCCTGGACAGGCAGAACGTGTGTCTGTAGGAAAGGCGGGAACTGTATCCTCAGGAAAAGAGGACCCGGTGTCCTCCAGAGAGGACCCCGTATCTGTGGAAAGTAGAAAGACATCATCTGAAACAGTGAATCCTGAGTCCTTGGGAAAGACAAACCCTGTGTCTTCAGGTCCAGGTGATACCAGGTCCTTGGGGACAGCAGGTCCCCCATCTGCAGTAAAGGCTGAGCTAGCGACTGGCGGAAAAGGAGATCCCCTGTCTTCGGAGAAGGCAGGTCTGGCGGCCTCTGGAAAGGCGGCTCCCACAGCCTCAGGGAAGGCCAAGCCCCTGGCGGTAGGCAAGGAGGACCCTGTGAGCAGGGGAAAGGCAGACGCTGCCCCCTCTGGACAAGGGGACTCTGCGTCTAGAGGTAAAGTGGTCTCAACTCCAGGAAAAGCAGTCCCGGTGCCCTCGGGGAAGGTGGATCCCGTGCCCCTGGGAAAAGCAGAGGCTATCCCAGAGGGAAAGGTGGGTTCTCTGCCTCTAGAGAAGGGGAATCCTGTTAACACCACAAAGGCGGATCCCAAGGCCTCAGGGAAAGCAGAGGCGCAGTCTGGCGGCAAAGCAGAAACGAAGCTCCCTGGGCAAGAGGGCGCCACAGCACCAGGAGAAGCAGGGGCTGTGTCTTTGAAAAAGGAGACACTGCAGGCCTCAGAGAAGGTGGATCCTGGATCCTGCAGAAAAGCAGAGTCCATCTCCCTTGCTTCAGGGAAGGGAGAGCCCGTGTCCCTGGGGAAGGCCGACTCTGCACCTTCCAGAAAAATAGAGTCCCCATCCTTGGGGAAGGTGGCCTCCCTGACTCTGGAGAAGACCAAGCCgccctcctcctccaggcagtTAGACGGCAAAGCCCTCGGCTCAGCCCGGTCTCCCGAGGGTGCCAGGGGCAGTGAAGGCCGCGTGGAGCCGAAGCCCGAGCCCGTGTCCAGCACCGAGGCCTCCAGCCTCGGCCAGAAAGACCTGGAAGCCACTGGGGCCGAGAGAAGCCCCCGCCCAGAGGCCGCAGCGCCCCCACCGGGACCGCGGACTCGCGACAACTTTACCAAGGCGCCATCGTGGGAGGCGAGCGCCCTGCCGCCGCCACGCGAGGACGCGGGCACTCAGGCAGGCGCGCAGGCCTGCGTCTCAGTGGCCGTGAGCCCCATGTCTCCGCAGGACGGCGCTGGGGGCCCGGCCTTCAGCTTCCAGGCGGCGCCTCCCGCGCCCAGCCCCGCACCCAGACCGCCCTCGCGCCGAGATGCGAGCCTGCAGGTGTCGCTGGGCGCCGCCGAGACGCGCTCCGTGGCCACTGGGCCCATGACACCGCAAGCTGCCGTGCCGCCCGCCTTCCCCGAAGTGCGGGTGCGGCCGGGCTCAGCGCTGGCGGCCGCCGTGGCGCCCCCGGAGCCGTCTGAGCCCGTGCGAGACGTGAGCTGGGACGAGAAGGGCATGACGTGGGAGGTATACGGCGCCGCCATGGAGGTGGAGGTGCTGGGCATGGCCATCCAGAAGCATCTGGAGCGACAGATCGAGGAGCACGGCCGCCAAGGGGCGCCCGCGCCGCCGCCCGCTGCCCATGCGGGCCCCGGCCGTTCGGGCTCGGTGCGCGCCGCGCCGCCCGATGGAGCCGCCAAGCGTCCGCCCGGCCTCTTCCGCGCGCTGCTGCAGAGTGTGCGCCGGCCGCGGTGCTGCTCGCGAGCGGGACCCACGGCCGAGTGA